In the Calonectris borealis chromosome 11, bCalBor7.hap1.2, whole genome shotgun sequence genome, one interval contains:
- the LOC142086650 gene encoding ras-related and estrogen-regulated growth inhibitor-like protein, with protein MGLRLPLRRSASFTPDHPALMDVPGPTALKMEANVLVMGADNVGKSALTVRFLTRRFIGEYGDMEFIYSHNLTVDGREILFHIWDVPHSQEQAEESSSEEKRIQWADSFVLVYSICDRASFNILPLKIQFIKAAKEGQSQEKVPIVIVGNKRDLHHQRVVSSEEGRLLALSLDCGFYEVSAAEAYHGALMVFHGLAERIPDTKLALKKGTGIRGIVKTMSAVFARKRTDSL; from the exons ATGGGGCTCCGGCTCCCGCTGCGCCGGAGCGCCAGCTTCACCCCCGACCACCCTGCCCTCATGGACgtgcccggccccaccgccctgAAGATGGAAGCAAACGTCCTTGTTATGGGAGCGGACAATGTGGGGAAATCAG CTCTGACTGTGCGTTTCCTCACCCGGCGCTTTATCGGGGAGTACGGAGACATGG AATTCATCTACAGCCACAACCTGACTGTGGACGGCCGAGAGATTCTCTTCCACATCTGGGATGTCCCCCATTCCCAG gagcaggcagaggagagctcCTCGGAGGAGAAGCGAATCCAGTGGGCAGACAGCTTTGTCCTGGTCTACAGCATCTGCGACCGTGCCAGCTTCAACATCCTGCCCCTCAAAATCCAGTTCATCAAGGCGGCCAAGGAGGGACAGAGCCAGGAGAAGGTGCCCATCGTCATTGTGGGCAACAAACGTGACCTACACCACCAACGGGTGGTGTCCAGCGAGGAGGGTCGGCTCCTGGCCCTCTCTTTAGACTGTGGTTTCTACGAGGTCTCTGCAGCTGAGGCTTATCATGGGGCCCTCATGGTCTTCCATGGACTGGCCGAGCGCATCCCTGACACCAAGCTGGCACTGAAAAAGGGTACGGGGATCCGTGGCATCGTCAAGACCATGTCGGCTGTGTTTGCCCGTAAACGAACGGATTCCCTCTGA
- the PLIN1 gene encoding perilipin-1, whose translation MTVKKNQTLQNGSAKENVLQRVLQLPVVSSTCESLQRTYASTKEAHPLMASVCEVYERGVQGASALAMWSVEPVVRRLEPQFAVANNLACRGLDHLEEKIPALQYPVDKLASELKGTISSPLQSAKSTIGNSMDKIMELAAEGYEATKSTVETTARYTRRNSVSQMAAAGVDTALGGLEKLMEYLLPEEDEEADQKPKETRESAVKVSQQQPSAPNAPSTLGRIGALVSNVSHRAYQQTTQSLQRAKAKGQELATWIPILGSLAKPSPPEAPRVHGDGQSTAAGWLSRRQSKVPEQKQEKAGKKDNNHTKEAGDGPGLVGSVAHNLQTACASGISSVKKVPAVAWDAAEGLILFTPRRLSKAMETVDALGGTLISAPKHLLGTLYSYVPLRRQSAKEEEAGGSKPSPETEQKEEDAKPAAPSTEEKSQLRSDWRLYRGHHPLSFLGLEDPLFLRHNLYRSPAFEPECPLPRKSAFAPYNRRVSEGSYRFSPEAMYSRAYYTNLYSPAFKKD comes from the exons ATGACGGTGAAGAAGAATCAGACTCTGCAGAATGGAAGTGCCAAG GAGAACGTGCTGCAGAGGGTCCTGCAGCTGCCGGTGGTGAGCTCGACCTGTGAAAGCCTCCAGCGGACCTACGCCAGCACCAAGGAGGCCCACCCGCTCATGGCCTCGGTGTGCGAGGTCTACGAGCGGGGCGTGCAGGGTGCCAGTGCCTTGGCCATGTGGAGCGTGGAGCCCGTGGTGCGCAGGCTGGAGCCTCAGT TCGCTGTGGCTAACAACCTGGCTTGCCGGGGCTTGGACCACCTGGAGGAGAAGATCCCTGCCCTCCAGTATCCCGTCGACAAG ctcgCGTCCGAACTGAAAGGCACCATCTCCTCTCCGCTCCAAAGTGCCAAAAGCACCATTGGCAACTCCATGGATAAGATCATGGAGCTGGCGGCAGAGGGTTACGAGGCCACCAAGAGCACGGTGGAAACGACAGCACGGTACACGAGGAGGAACTCGGTGAGCCAGATGGCAGCCGCAGGGGTCGACACGGCCCTGGGAGGGCTGGAGAAGCTGATGGAGTACCTGTTGccagaggaggatgaagaagcAG ATCAGAAGCCCAAAGAGACGCGTGAGTCAGCAGTAAAGGTCTCCCAGCAGCAACCCAGTGCTCCCAATGCTCCCAGCACCCTGGGCCGGATTGGCGCCTTGGTTAGCAATGTCTCCCACCGCGCTTACCAGCAAACCACCCAAAGCCTCCAGCGTGCCAAAGCCAAAGGGCAGGAGCTGGCCACCTGGATCCCCATCCTG GGCAGCCTGGCCAAGCCGAGCCCACCCGAGGCGCCGCGGGTCCACGGTGATGGGCAGAGCACCGCGGCCGGCTGGCTGAGCCGGCGGCAGAGCAAAGTGCCGGAGCAGAAGCAGGAGAAGGCGGGAAAGAAAGACAACAACCACACCAAGGAG GCAGGGGACGGCCCCGGGCTGGTGGGCAGCGTGGCACACAACCTGCAAACCGCCTGCGCCTCCGGCATCTCCAGCGTGAAGAAGGTCCCGGCCGTGGCCTGGGACGCGGCGGAGGGGTTGATCCTCTTCACCCCCCGCAGGCTGTCCAAGGCCATGGAGACGGTGGATGCTCTCGGGGGGACCCTCATCAGTGCCCCCAAGCATCTGCTGGGCACCCTGTACAGCTACGTGCCG CTCCGCAGGCAGTCGGCGAAGGAAGAGGAGGCCGGGGGCAGCAAGCCCAGCCCGGAGACggagcagaaggaggaggacGCCAAGCCTGCCGCCCCCTCCACAGAGGAGAAATCCCAGCTGAGGAGTGACTGGCGGCTGTACCGCGGCCATCACCCCCTCTCTTTCCTGGGGCTCGAGGACCCCCTCTTCCTGCGGCACAACCTCTACCGCAGCCCTGCCTTCGAGCCCGAGTGCCCCCTTCCGCGGAAATCCGCCTTCGCCCCCTACAACAGGCGGGTGAGCGAGGGCTCCTACCGCTTCAGCCCCGAGGCCATGTACAGCCGGGCTTACTACACCAACCTCTACAGCCCTGCCTTCAAGAAGGACTGA